One stretch of Lacimicrobium alkaliphilum DNA includes these proteins:
- a CDS encoding MFS transporter, translated as MTSYKLSTFEKVGFGAGDMAVNVVISSMMLIITFFYTDIFGLKPTDMALMFLLVRVMDAVTDPLMGLITDKYKSRWGRYRPYFLFLSVPFGLSVFLTFSTPDADYNLKLAWAYSTYIFVTLMFTAVTIPYISLIGVLTDDPKERLSANGYRLFFAKVAAFLVTIIVPMLASADYWQGDKALGYQVAMGLMSVMAVALFLFCFFATTERLEHQVDKKPLKEQFSLLLKNDQWLVLCGVCVLGTIGYVVRGSVALYYAKYYLGGDGTVQSMFLSTGVGAAILAMVASTWITKKYCKVKLFRFSQMAVGVLSVLMFVLVDPGDLWLAFVMFFLVSFVVDLHAPIFWSAIAEAVDYGQSKTGKRVAGLSFGGISFCQKAGMGLAGGMVGLLLAFFDYVPDQVQSDKSLMGIALMLTIIPGLFHYLVGALMKRYRITDLEYQRLLSELEVSRTVPPAPDDTETVKMVTGV; from the coding sequence ATGACAAGCTATAAATTATCGACCTTTGAAAAAGTCGGCTTTGGTGCCGGCGATATGGCCGTAAATGTGGTGATCTCGTCGATGATGCTGATCATCACCTTTTTCTACACTGACATCTTTGGTCTCAAACCTACCGATATGGCGCTGATGTTTCTTCTGGTGCGGGTAATGGATGCGGTGACCGATCCGTTGATGGGGCTGATCACCGACAAATACAAAAGTCGCTGGGGCCGCTACCGGCCGTATTTTCTGTTTCTTTCCGTGCCCTTCGGGCTGTCGGTGTTTCTGACTTTCAGTACGCCGGATGCCGATTATAATCTTAAGCTGGCCTGGGCCTATTCTACCTATATTTTTGTGACGCTGATGTTTACGGCGGTCACCATTCCCTATATTTCCCTTATTGGTGTGCTCACCGATGACCCCAAAGAGCGATTGTCGGCTAACGGCTACCGCCTGTTCTTCGCCAAAGTGGCAGCCTTTCTGGTCACCATTATTGTACCTATGCTCGCCAGCGCCGATTACTGGCAGGGCGACAAGGCACTGGGCTATCAGGTGGCTATGGGCCTGATGTCGGTGATGGCGGTGGCGCTGTTTTTATTTTGCTTCTTTGCCACCACTGAACGTCTTGAGCATCAGGTGGATAAAAAGCCCCTTAAAGAACAATTCAGTCTGTTGCTGAAAAACGACCAGTGGCTGGTGCTGTGTGGGGTATGCGTGCTGGGCACCATCGGCTATGTGGTGCGCGGCTCGGTGGCGCTGTATTACGCCAAGTATTACCTCGGCGGAGACGGTACCGTGCAATCCATGTTTCTCTCCACCGGTGTGGGCGCCGCCATACTGGCGATGGTGGCTTCGACCTGGATCACCAAAAAGTACTGCAAGGTCAAACTGTTCCGTTTCAGTCAGATGGCGGTAGGTGTGCTCAGTGTGTTGATGTTTGTGCTGGTTGACCCGGGCGATCTGTGGCTGGCTTTTGTAATGTTCTTTCTGGTGTCATTTGTGGTGGATCTGCATGCGCCTATCTTCTGGTCCGCTATCGCCGAGGCGGTGGATTATGGCCAGAGCAAAACCGGCAAGCGGGTAGCAGGCTTGTCATTTGGTGGCATTTCATTTTGCCAGAAAGCGGGAATGGGTCTGGCCGGTGGCATGGTCGGCCTGTTGCTGGCCTTCTTCGATTACGTGCCGGATCAGGTGCAAAGCGATAAGTCGCTGATGGGTATCGCGCTGATGCTGACCATTATCCCCGGTCTGTTTCATTACCTGGTGGGGGCACTGATGAAGCGTTACCGCATTACCGATCTGGAATACCAACGTTTGTTGTCTGAGCTGGAAGTGAGCCGCACTGTGCCCCCCGCGCCAGACGACACAGAAACCGTGAAAATGGTGACAGGAGTTTAA